A genomic stretch from Corynebacterium terpenotabidum Y-11 includes:
- a CDS encoding Rv2175c family DNA-binding protein: MSAGTPQAPGQVLSVPVSGIPAGERLLTVPDVADLLGVIVTRIMDDLNQHRLIAVQIDGVRHIPARFFTDQREINKFVPGVISLLADGGWEDAEILDYLFTADESLPGRPIDALHGHLAREVMRRAQAMAIS; this comes from the coding sequence ATGTCCGCCGGTACCCCCCAGGCGCCCGGCCAGGTACTTTCCGTCCCGGTGTCCGGGATCCCGGCCGGCGAACGCCTCCTGACCGTCCCTGATGTGGCCGACCTTCTCGGCGTGATCGTCACCCGGATCATGGACGACCTCAACCAGCACCGGCTCATCGCCGTGCAGATCGACGGTGTGCGCCACATCCCGGCCCGCTTCTTCACCGACCAGCGGGAGATCAACAAGTTCGTCCCCGGCGTCATTTCCCTGCTCGCCGACGGCGGCTGGGAGGACGCCGAGATCCTCGACTACCTGTTCACCGCCGATGAATCACTGCCTGGCCGTCCCATTGACGCCCTCCACGGCCACCTGGCCCGGGAGGTCATGCGCCGCGCCCAGGCGATGGCCATCAGCTGA
- a CDS encoding alpha-(1->6)-mannopyranosyltransferase A: MDSGPASFARRLRDMPRRRAVILGVIGTLVMALTSHAVGATRTRGGILGHLNLTNLAFGHIAGILVAVLWLGVLAFIISWAVIGGRILHHGEKLGTGTLIAWTAPFLLAGPLMSRDVYSYLMQGTLSRDGFDPYTVGASANPGPIFFEVSPDWRNTTTPYGPLHMWIGEVIVRITGDNVTAGVFVYRIFSLACFAGLVWTVAALARALGANPEVAVWLGVANPLSVIHLVGGMHNEVTMMVLVCGGLLAAVRMPVLRGALLGSILIGAGMALKATAAIALPFLVWILVARYAGPLGEDAPVRRRLRQVLADIRHGTVRRTATLVVGGAASSAVALATVAVLTVASGQSWGWVSALSGNSKVINPLAVPSLIASLLVRPIGAIDEDIFFNDILGVVRPVSTVVMVLVLVVAWVTWRRSVREAFIGATVAYMATCLFNTVVLPWYYVAPLALVGLWLRDRRAVLVVAWLTMALSMTFDGSGNNRLYNLPWLLLVGIVMWWLVRTCLASADGHRLGAAHDLPGQVAVEGVNGTARQ; this comes from the coding sequence ATGGACAGCGGCCCCGCCTCGTTCGCCCGTCGCCTTCGGGACATGCCCCGCCGCCGGGCCGTGATTCTCGGCGTCATCGGCACCCTGGTCATGGCGCTGACCTCGCATGCGGTCGGGGCGACCAGGACGCGCGGTGGAATCCTCGGCCACCTCAACCTCACCAACCTCGCCTTCGGTCACATCGCCGGGATCCTCGTGGCGGTGCTGTGGCTGGGGGTACTGGCCTTCATCATCTCCTGGGCGGTCATCGGCGGCCGGATCCTGCATCACGGAGAGAAGCTGGGGACCGGGACGCTCATCGCCTGGACCGCTCCCTTCCTCCTCGCCGGACCGTTGATGAGCCGGGACGTCTACTCATATCTCATGCAGGGGACGTTAAGCAGGGACGGCTTCGACCCGTACACGGTCGGGGCCTCCGCCAACCCCGGCCCAATCTTCTTCGAGGTGAGCCCGGACTGGCGGAACACCACCACCCCCTACGGCCCGTTGCACATGTGGATCGGCGAGGTCATCGTCCGGATCACCGGCGACAACGTGACCGCCGGCGTGTTCGTCTACCGGATCTTCTCGCTGGCCTGCTTCGCCGGACTGGTATGGACGGTGGCTGCACTGGCCCGCGCGCTCGGCGCCAATCCCGAGGTCGCGGTATGGCTGGGGGTCGCCAATCCGCTGTCGGTGATCCACCTGGTCGGTGGGATGCATAACGAGGTCACCATGATGGTCCTGGTCTGCGGTGGTCTGCTCGCCGCGGTCCGGATGCCGGTCCTGCGCGGTGCACTTCTGGGTTCGATACTCATCGGCGCCGGGATGGCGCTGAAGGCGACAGCGGCGATCGCCCTGCCGTTCCTCGTGTGGATTCTCGTCGCGCGGTACGCCGGCCCCCTCGGGGAGGACGCCCCGGTCCGCCGTCGCCTGCGGCAGGTGCTGGCCGACATCCGGCACGGCACCGTCCGACGGACGGCGACCCTGGTCGTCGGCGGGGCGGCGTCCTCTGCGGTTGCTCTGGCCACGGTGGCCGTCCTGACCGTGGCCAGTGGCCAGTCCTGGGGGTGGGTCTCGGCGCTCAGTGGAAACTCCAAGGTGATCAATCCCCTGGCGGTCCCGTCGCTTATCGCCTCGCTGTTGGTCCGGCCGATCGGTGCCATCGACGAGGACATCTTCTTCAACGACATCCTCGGGGTTGTCCGACCGGTCTCGACCGTGGTGATGGTGCTCGTCCTCGTGGTGGCGTGGGTCACGTGGCGTCGGTCGGTGCGAGAGGCCTTCATCGGTGCGACAGTGGCGTACATGGCCACCTGTCTGTTCAATACCGTGGTCCTGCCCTGGTACTACGTCGCGCCACTGGCCCTGGTCGGACTGTGGCTGCGGGACCGCAGAGCGGTACTCGTCGTGGCGTGGCTGACGATGGCGCTGTCAATGACCTTCGACGGCAGCGGGAACAACCGGCTCTACAACCTGCCGTGGCTGCTGCTCGTCGGGATCGTGATGTGGTGGCTGGTACGGACCTGTCTGGCCTCAGCTGATGGCCATCGCCTGGGCGCGGCGCATGACCTCCCGGGCCAGGTGGCCGTGGAGGGCGTCAATGGGACGGCCAGGCAGTGA
- a CDS encoding polyadenylate-specific 3'-exoribonuclease AS: MRYFYDTEFIEDGRTIDLISIGVVAEDGREFYGISSDFDARRAGPWVRRNVLPQLPPRSDPAWMSRETLRERLFAFLLPGHPAGEWQPAAQRPELWAWIGAYDHIAFAQLWGDMTGLPRELPRFTRELRQLWEDAGRPQLPEEPTNAHDALADARFNVVKYRLSVQARDARRR; encoded by the coding sequence GTGCGCTATTTCTATGACACGGAGTTCATCGAGGACGGCCGGACCATTGACCTGATCTCCATCGGTGTTGTCGCCGAGGACGGACGGGAGTTCTACGGGATCTCCTCGGACTTCGATGCGCGTCGTGCCGGCCCCTGGGTCCGCCGTAACGTCCTGCCCCAGTTGCCGCCCCGGTCGGACCCGGCGTGGATGTCGCGGGAGACGCTGCGTGAGCGTCTCTTCGCCTTCCTGCTGCCCGGCCACCCGGCAGGGGAGTGGCAGCCTGCCGCGCAGCGTCCGGAACTGTGGGCCTGGATCGGGGCCTACGACCATATTGCGTTCGCCCAGCTCTGGGGGGATATGACCGGTCTTCCCCGGGAGCTTCCCCGATTCACCCGGGAACTCCGCCAGCTCTGGGAGGACGCCGGCCGGCCCCAGCTTCCGGAGGAACCCACCAACGCCCACGATGCGCTGGCGGACGCGCGGTTCAACGTGGTGAAGTACCGGCTGTCCGTCCAGGCACGGGATGCCCGGCGGCGCTGA
- the pknB gene encoding Stk1 family PASTA domain-containing Ser/Thr kinase has translation MAAQLNVGDLLDGRYRIGASIAHGGMSTVYHCIDTRLDRDLAAKVMDPALAADPDARTRFEREARAVARLNHPCLVNVFDQGTDHRPDGDLVFLIMELVPGGTLRELLRERGPMPPHAALAVMEPVLEALALAHEEGMVHRDIKPDNVLIRDDHQVKLSDFGLVRASRQQSTTRSGQVIGTAAYLSPEQVQGQGTGPQSDVYSAGVMLFELLTGHPPFRAATPRDTAAMRLSQDVPVPSSVILGIPPELDELVTTATQRDPADRFADGAEFLDAVASTVRELDLPSFRVPVPAGSAVHRALAGSEFSDRLSWDDEAMATSVVADPTHTAQTRYQEVPAPHPPVADHPTHVTRRDPHQVPPPPGAPLSNRRPLRTVVWGVLVLLAVIAVAVGSWWVTTGRYGEIPQVLGQDVSGARAMVEDAGFTATVSEIWSDDDPAQSVTGTDPASGERAVLGSKVAVLVSLGRPTVPEPSNSDTLSAYQAKLKDRSLTWSVGTDVYDDDAPVGVVAKVSPSAGSTVNTGTEVEIQVSKGPRPVKVPGVGGMSEEKARDALEAAGLKVSGTTTRFDADVDGGDAITTEPGKDSEVPSGSEVELILSSAVEIPDLVGESVENAEQALRDAGLDPVVGDAVSDTDEDAGDVATMDPTPGTRVDPARSTTVTIHPSNRVRIPFLIGRSASDARKALEDLGLVVEFDGGDSSGRVITQSPGPRTHVAQGTTVTLRTR, from the coding sequence GTGGCAGCACAGTTGAATGTCGGCGATCTGCTCGACGGACGATACCGCATCGGGGCGAGCATCGCCCACGGCGGAATGTCGACCGTCTACCACTGCATCGACACCCGGCTCGACCGTGATCTCGCCGCCAAGGTGATGGATCCGGCATTGGCCGCGGACCCGGACGCGCGGACCCGCTTCGAACGGGAGGCGCGCGCGGTCGCGCGGCTCAACCACCCGTGTCTCGTGAATGTCTTCGACCAGGGGACCGACCACCGTCCGGACGGCGATCTCGTCTTTCTCATCATGGAACTGGTTCCGGGTGGCACGCTGCGGGAGCTGCTGCGGGAACGGGGGCCGATGCCCCCGCACGCCGCGCTCGCGGTCATGGAACCTGTCCTGGAGGCCCTGGCCCTCGCCCATGAGGAGGGGATGGTCCACCGGGACATCAAACCGGACAACGTGCTCATCCGTGACGACCATCAGGTCAAACTCTCCGACTTCGGTCTGGTCCGCGCCAGCCGGCAGCAGTCCACGACCCGCTCCGGTCAGGTCATCGGCACGGCGGCTTATCTCTCGCCGGAGCAGGTGCAGGGCCAGGGAACCGGGCCGCAGAGCGACGTCTACTCCGCTGGTGTGATGCTCTTCGAGCTGCTCACCGGCCATCCGCCGTTCCGTGCCGCCACTCCACGGGACACGGCGGCGATGCGCCTGTCCCAGGACGTGCCGGTCCCGTCCTCCGTCATCCTCGGCATTCCCCCGGAACTCGATGAGTTGGTCACCACCGCGACGCAACGAGACCCCGCGGACCGCTTCGCCGACGGTGCCGAGTTCCTCGACGCGGTCGCTTCGACCGTCCGTGAGCTGGATCTGCCGTCATTCCGGGTGCCGGTGCCCGCCGGATCGGCGGTCCACCGGGCACTGGCCGGTTCGGAATTCTCCGACCGGCTCAGCTGGGACGACGAGGCGATGGCCACCAGTGTCGTGGCCGATCCCACCCATACCGCACAGACCCGGTACCAGGAGGTCCCGGCGCCGCATCCTCCGGTGGCCGACCATCCAACCCACGTCACCCGCCGTGATCCGCACCAGGTTCCACCGCCCCCGGGTGCTCCGCTGAGTAACCGGAGGCCCCTGCGCACCGTGGTCTGGGGCGTCCTCGTACTCCTCGCCGTCATTGCCGTGGCGGTGGGCTCCTGGTGGGTCACCACGGGTCGCTACGGAGAGATCCCGCAGGTCCTCGGTCAGGATGTCAGCGGCGCCCGCGCCATGGTGGAGGACGCCGGCTTCACCGCCACAGTCTCGGAGATCTGGTCCGACGATGATCCGGCCCAGTCGGTCACCGGCACCGATCCGGCATCCGGGGAGCGAGCCGTGCTCGGCAGCAAGGTCGCCGTCCTGGTCTCCCTCGGCCGCCCCACCGTCCCTGAGCCGTCGAACTCCGACACGCTCTCCGCCTACCAGGCCAAACTCAAGGACCGCAGTCTGACCTGGTCGGTTGGCACGGACGTCTACGACGATGATGCCCCGGTCGGAGTGGTCGCGAAGGTCTCACCCTCCGCCGGATCCACCGTGAACACCGGCACCGAGGTCGAGATCCAGGTCAGCAAAGGTCCTCGACCGGTGAAGGTCCCGGGGGTCGGCGGCATGTCCGAGGAGAAGGCCCGGGACGCCCTGGAAGCCGCCGGACTGAAAGTCTCCGGCACCACCACCCGATTCGACGCCGATGTCGACGGAGGGGACGCGATCACCACCGAACCCGGCAAGGACAGTGAGGTCCCCTCCGGGTCCGAGGTTGAGCTGATCCTCTCCTCAGCAGTGGAGATCCCCGACCTCGTCGGGGAATCCGTGGAGAACGCCGAACAGGCGTTGCGGGACGCCGGACTGGACCCGGTTGTCGGTGACGCCGTCTCCGACACCGACGAGGATGCCGGGGATGTCGCCACGATGGACCCGACACCGGGGACCCGGGTCGACCCCGCTCGCTCGACCACCGTGACGATCCACCCATCGAACCGGGTACGGATCCCGTTCCTCATCGGCCGGTCCGCCTCAGACGCCCGGAAGGCGCTGGAGGATCTCGGGCTCGTCGTGGAGTTCGACGGCGGGGACAGCAGCGGACGGGTGATCACCCAGTCCCCTGGACCTCGGACCCACGTCGCACAGGGAACGACCGTCACGCTGCGGACAAGGTGA
- a CDS encoding lysophospholipid acyltransferase family protein, with protein MQNRTYWWLKRVFVGPFLWVYNRPFASGLDKIPATGPVILASNHLAVMDSLYLPLLAERQLTFLAKKEYFTTPGFAGGIQKWFFSSVGQVPIDRGDKDQQDAAMHTALKVLAKGDPLGMYPEGTRSPDERLYRGKTGMARIALESGAPVYPVAMIDTQKANIAGSWVLRPHRVGVVVGDPVDPADFRDAGDAYAQARALTDHVMEKIAELSGQEYVAGSYAADVKKSLEAGQGYPSGAEPGVGKILGTKPKPRFLRYRL; from the coding sequence TTGCAAAACCGCACCTACTGGTGGCTGAAGAGAGTTTTTGTCGGACCGTTCCTGTGGGTCTACAACCGCCCGTTCGCCAGCGGGCTGGACAAGATCCCGGCGACCGGTCCGGTCATTCTGGCGTCCAACCACCTTGCCGTGATGGATTCCCTCTACCTTCCGCTGCTCGCCGAGCGGCAGCTCACCTTCCTCGCGAAGAAGGAGTACTTCACCACCCCCGGGTTCGCCGGTGGGATCCAGAAGTGGTTCTTCTCCTCCGTGGGACAGGTACCTATCGACCGTGGTGACAAGGATCAGCAGGACGCCGCCATGCACACCGCCCTGAAGGTCCTCGCCAAGGGGGACCCGCTCGGGATGTACCCGGAGGGCACCCGTTCGCCGGACGAGCGACTGTACCGCGGGAAGACCGGTATGGCGCGGATCGCCCTGGAATCCGGCGCGCCGGTCTACCCGGTGGCGATGATTGACACGCAGAAGGCGAACATCGCCGGGTCCTGGGTGCTGCGTCCCCACCGGGTCGGCGTCGTCGTCGGTGACCCGGTTGACCCTGCCGATTTCCGGGATGCGGGAGACGCCTACGCCCAGGCCCGGGCGCTCACCGACCATGTCATGGAGAAGATCGCGGAACTGTCCGGCCAGGAGTACGTCGCCGGAAGTTACGCGGCGGATGTGAAGAAGTCGCTGGAGGCCGGTCAGGGTTACCCGTCCGGGGCAGAGCCCGGTGTGGGGAAGATCCTGGGGACGAAGCCGAAGCCGCGCTTCCTGCGCTACCGGCTCTGA
- a CDS encoding glycosyltransferase 87 family protein, protein MHSSLAPSGPTPGPDTGSDTGSRTFPPGLFALGVAVVTAIGVVRTLLSPEARTYHVDFDVYRAGGRAVLDGQPLYTDLFHVYDIDLPFTYPPLSALVFAPLAALPTTVGFLGVTALNLLATVLTAVIVLQSLAREAGRTPTRRTLWRWACLLLPAAVWLWPLTHTLEYGQINILLMLLVVADLLVPRTRWPRGTLIGLAAALKLTPAVFGLYFVLRRQWREAATCLVSGVLFSALAGVVLPTDSHRYWFTTLSDPTRIGDLAYSANQSIRGTLARFVGDPAQTWIWLAAVVVTVAAVAVVMVRQLAVGAVTAAVCTNALLALLASPVSWAHHWVWVLPMLLVSGACWWCTRRPASVVLFAVLLTVSTALPVHLYLYSGGGAEAGWSTWMRIVAPEFVWCGILWLVVTGILPRSVTPGPPLSTTEREDLT, encoded by the coding sequence GTGCACAGCAGTCTCGCCCCGTCCGGACCCACCCCCGGGCCCGACACCGGATCCGACACCGGCTCGCGGACCTTCCCGCCGGGCCTGTTCGCCCTCGGTGTCGCCGTCGTGACCGCGATCGGGGTCGTCCGGACGCTCCTGAGCCCGGAGGCCAGGACCTACCACGTCGACTTCGACGTCTACCGGGCCGGGGGCCGGGCGGTCCTCGACGGTCAGCCCCTCTACACAGATCTCTTCCACGTCTACGACATCGATCTTCCCTTCACCTACCCTCCACTGTCCGCACTGGTGTTCGCCCCGTTGGCGGCGCTGCCCACCACCGTGGGTTTCCTGGGAGTCACCGCACTCAACCTGCTGGCCACGGTGCTGACGGCGGTCATTGTCCTGCAGTCACTCGCCAGGGAGGCGGGCCGGACGCCCACCCGTCGGACTCTGTGGCGCTGGGCCTGTCTGCTGCTCCCCGCGGCAGTCTGGTTGTGGCCGCTGACCCACACTCTGGAGTACGGGCAGATCAACATCCTGCTGATGCTGCTCGTCGTCGCCGACCTGCTCGTGCCGAGGACACGGTGGCCCCGCGGCACCCTGATCGGCCTTGCTGCCGCTCTGAAACTGACACCGGCGGTCTTCGGCCTCTACTTCGTCCTCCGCCGGCAGTGGCGTGAAGCCGCCACCTGCCTCGTCTCCGGTGTCCTGTTCTCTGCCCTGGCCGGGGTCGTCCTGCCCACCGACTCACACCGCTACTGGTTCACCACGTTGTCCGACCCCACCCGGATCGGAGATCTGGCGTACTCCGCCAACCAGTCGATCCGCGGAACTCTCGCCCGGTTCGTCGGCGATCCCGCCCAGACGTGGATCTGGCTTGCTGCCGTGGTGGTGACCGTGGCCGCGGTGGCGGTCGTGATGGTCCGCCAGCTCGCGGTCGGTGCCGTGACCGCGGCAGTGTGCACCAACGCTCTGCTGGCACTGCTCGCGTCCCCGGTGTCCTGGGCCCATCACTGGGTGTGGGTGCTGCCGATGCTGCTCGTCAGCGGAGCCTGCTGGTGGTGCACCCGGCGACCTGCGTCCGTGGTGCTTTTCGCCGTACTGCTGACCGTGTCCACCGCACTGCCCGTCCATCTCTACCTGTATTCGGGTGGCGGTGCCGAGGCAGGGTGGTCGACCTGGATGCGGATCGTGGCACCGGAGTTCGTCTGGTGCGGCATCCTGTGGCTCGTCGTCACCGGGATCCTGCCTCGCTCGGTCACCCCGGGCCCGCCACTGTCCACTACGGAGAGAGAAGACCTGACGTGA
- a CDS encoding acyltransferase family protein has product MSDNKSSSQVVSRDLEHPTGAPVATGGTRPAGGGRLLWADCAKGLSIVAVCYMHVITGAPGGQDSPWQWFNMVMDPIRMPMFFLISGLFAHRVISRTLGDLWYRRLWFLLVPYLVFTPVQAAIRIDMIEDVTWRNLTRAILLGDPGIWFLYALMVFNILACLLRRIPPLAAVALSVVPALCVAAAGLAQYPEITHITAYMPAFFLGLHLRHLYFRLSAAATDWRVILGAVGAYISWEWLVDVLYDRVFEGGISTDEAAVMSLVVLMRTLTAVPLGILIATWISYTPGLSTIFAGIGRHTLPIYVSHQAALHLVNAIIITALIDGNPERWDFLNGMNIRIAIGFLTCVASGYLFYGIGKIPVLKWVLYPPALPRHRPRRRSG; this is encoded by the coding sequence GTGTCGGATAACAAGTCGTCATCGCAGGTCGTTTCCCGGGACCTCGAGCACCCCACGGGTGCCCCGGTGGCGACCGGCGGTACCCGGCCAGCGGGGGGCGGCCGCCTGTTGTGGGCGGACTGTGCCAAAGGGCTGTCCATCGTGGCGGTCTGCTACATGCACGTCATCACCGGTGCCCCGGGCGGTCAGGATTCACCCTGGCAGTGGTTCAACATGGTCATGGACCCCATCCGGATGCCCATGTTCTTCCTCATTTCCGGGCTGTTCGCCCACCGGGTGATCTCCCGCACCCTGGGTGACCTCTGGTACCGGCGGCTGTGGTTCCTCCTCGTCCCGTACCTGGTCTTCACCCCGGTGCAGGCGGCGATCCGGATCGACATGATCGAGGACGTCACCTGGCGGAACCTGACCCGGGCGATCCTTCTCGGTGATCCGGGGATCTGGTTCCTCTACGCGCTGATGGTGTTCAACATCCTGGCCTGCCTGCTGCGCAGGATCCCACCGTTGGCCGCGGTGGCGCTGTCGGTCGTCCCTGCCTTGTGCGTCGCCGCCGCCGGGCTGGCCCAGTACCCCGAGATCACCCACATCACGGCGTACATGCCGGCGTTTTTCCTTGGCCTGCACCTGCGGCACCTGTACTTCCGGTTGTCGGCGGCCGCCACCGACTGGCGGGTCATTCTCGGGGCCGTCGGCGCCTACATCAGCTGGGAATGGCTCGTGGACGTCCTGTACGACCGCGTCTTCGAGGGCGGGATCTCCACCGACGAGGCGGCAGTGATGTCTCTCGTGGTGTTGATGCGGACCCTCACCGCTGTGCCGTTGGGCATCCTGATCGCCACCTGGATCTCCTACACTCCCGGGCTGTCGACGATCTTTGCCGGGATCGGTCGGCATACCCTGCCGATCTACGTGTCCCACCAAGCTGCGCTGCACCTGGTGAACGCGATCATCATCACGGCTCTTATCGACGGAAACCCGGAGCGCTGGGATTTCCTCAACGGGATGAACATCCGCATTGCCATCGGTTTCCTCACCTGTGTGGCCTCCGGGTACCTCTTCTACGGGATCGGGAAGATCCCGGTGCTGAAGTGGGTGCTGTACCCGCCGGCACTGCCCCGGCATCGGCCCCGTCGCCGGTCCGGCTAG
- a CDS encoding ROK family protein — MATSERLTIGIDIGGTNLRAAVVDPTGRIIDVEQLPTPSSVGALDTAIGHVVAALRTRHEVVAVGLAVAAFITADQTSVRFAPHLPWRDIEIRDRMTRVLGLPVVLEHDANAAAWGEQILGPGREADTWAFFAVGTGIGGALVTDRKLYRGEFGTAPEFGHLTVVQGGRTCPCGKRGCLERYCSGSALELTAREFIATGRHPRSALAEHYHSAPEGITGRTVVRLARDGDPLALKVIEDFACWMGRGLAVVQEILDPGLIVVGGGVSRDADLFLDHAVAEMAENVVGAGHRPLARVETGVLGADAGMIGVALLAGTANP, encoded by the coding sequence GTGGCGACGAGCGAACGGCTGACCATCGGTATTGACATCGGCGGGACGAACCTGCGAGCCGCCGTCGTTGACCCGACCGGGCGGATCATCGACGTCGAGCAGCTCCCGACCCCCAGTTCCGTCGGTGCGCTGGACACCGCGATCGGACATGTCGTTGCCGCGCTGCGGACCCGACACGAGGTCGTGGCCGTCGGCCTGGCCGTCGCTGCCTTCATCACCGCCGACCAGACCTCCGTCCGCTTCGCCCCGCACCTGCCGTGGCGGGACATCGAGATCCGGGACCGCATGACCCGCGTCCTTGGCCTCCCGGTGGTACTGGAGCACGACGCCAACGCCGCGGCCTGGGGTGAACAGATCCTCGGCCCAGGGCGGGAGGCTGACACCTGGGCGTTCTTCGCGGTCGGTACCGGCATCGGCGGCGCACTCGTCACCGACAGGAAGTTGTACCGCGGGGAGTTCGGCACGGCACCCGAATTCGGTCATCTCACGGTGGTGCAGGGCGGCCGTACCTGTCCCTGCGGGAAGCGTGGCTGCCTGGAGCGCTATTGCTCGGGCAGTGCCCTGGAACTCACCGCCCGGGAGTTCATTGCCACCGGTCGTCACCCTCGCAGTGCCCTGGCTGAGCACTACCACTCCGCGCCAGAAGGGATCACCGGCCGCACCGTCGTCCGCCTGGCCCGCGACGGGGACCCGTTGGCGCTGAAGGTTATCGAGGATTTCGCCTGTTGGATGGGGAGGGGGCTTGCTGTGGTCCAGGAGATCCTGGATCCTGGCCTCATCGTTGTCGGCGGAGGGGTGAGCAGGGACGCGGACCTGTTTCTCGACCACGCCGTGGCAGAAATGGCCGAGAATGTCGTGGGTGCGGGGCATCGTCCGCTGGCACGGGTGGAGACCGGGGTGCTCGGGGCGGACGCAGGTATGATCGGCGTGGCATTGCTCGCCGGGACGGCGAACCCCTGA
- a CDS encoding class II 3-deoxy-7-phosphoheptulonate synthase gives MGWTIDAPLDELPDLPPLPGDLENRFQDALAREAKQQPGWDQGHADRVRKILESVPPIVVAPEVRRLRHQLADVANGKAFLLQGGDCAETFESNTEPHIRGNIKTLLQMAVVLTYGASTPVVKMARIAGQYAKPRSADMDSNGLLNYRGDIVNGIEATEEARRHDPSRMVRAYANSAAAMNLVRALASSGTADLAKLHSWNREFVSNSPAGARYEALAEEIERGLEFMNACGVADSTLRSADIYCSHEALVRDYERAMLRLAHGENDEDVLYNLSAHQIWIGERTRGLEDFHVAFAALVGNPVGVKIGPTTTPEEAVTYVEKLDPNNEPGRLTLISRMGYDKIRDVLPSIVEAVEATGHKVIWQCDPMHGNTYTSSNGYKTRDFDRIIDEVQGFFEVHRALGSHPGGVHIEFTGEDVTEVVGGAQDITDRDLPSRYATVVDPRLNTQQALELSFLVAEMLRR, from the coding sequence ATGGGTTGGACTATTGACGCACCACTTGACGAGCTCCCCGATCTGCCGCCGCTGCCGGGAGACCTCGAGAACCGTTTCCAGGACGCTCTCGCACGCGAGGCGAAGCAGCAGCCGGGCTGGGACCAGGGGCATGCCGACCGAGTCCGGAAGATCCTCGAGTCGGTGCCCCCGATCGTCGTCGCCCCGGAGGTCCGTCGGCTGCGTCATCAGCTTGCCGACGTCGCCAACGGTAAGGCGTTCCTGCTCCAGGGCGGAGACTGCGCCGAGACCTTCGAGTCGAACACCGAACCCCACATCCGCGGCAACATCAAGACACTGCTGCAGATGGCTGTCGTCCTCACCTACGGTGCCTCCACCCCGGTCGTGAAGATGGCCCGGATCGCCGGACAGTACGCCAAGCCGCGGTCGGCGGACATGGACTCCAACGGACTGCTCAACTACCGTGGCGACATCGTCAACGGCATCGAGGCCACCGAGGAGGCGCGTCGTCACGACCCCTCCCGCATGGTCCGCGCCTACGCGAACTCCGCTGCGGCGATGAACCTGGTCCGCGCACTCGCCAGCTCCGGCACCGCGGATCTGGCGAAGCTGCACTCCTGGAACCGCGAGTTCGTCTCGAACTCTCCGGCCGGTGCCCGTTATGAGGCACTCGCCGAGGAGATCGAACGGGGCCTGGAATTCATGAATGCCTGCGGTGTCGCCGACTCCACGCTGCGCAGCGCCGACATCTACTGCTCCCACGAGGCCCTGGTCCGTGACTACGAGCGGGCGATGCTGCGGCTGGCCCACGGGGAGAACGACGAGGATGTCCTCTACAACCTGTCAGCTCACCAGATCTGGATCGGGGAGCGGACCCGTGGCCTGGAGGACTTCCACGTCGCCTTCGCCGCCCTCGTCGGTAACCCGGTCGGTGTGAAGATCGGCCCGACGACCACCCCGGAGGAGGCCGTCACCTACGTCGAGAAGCTGGACCCGAACAACGAGCCGGGCCGCCTGACCCTCATCAGCCGAATGGGCTACGACAAGATCCGTGACGTCCTGCCCTCCATCGTCGAGGCTGTCGAGGCCACCGGCCACAAGGTGATCTGGCAGTGCGATCCGATGCACGGCAACACCTACACCTCCTCGAACGGGTACAAGACCCGTGACTTCGACCGCATCATCGATGAGGTCCAGGGCTTCTTCGAGGTGCACCGTGCACTCGGCTCCCACCCCGGGGGCGTGCACATCGAGTTCACTGGTGAGGACGTGACCGAGGTCGTCGGAGGTGCCCAGGACATCACCGACCGGGATCTGCCGTCGCGGTACGCCACGGTCGTTGATCCCCGTCTCAACACCCAGCAGGCTCTCGAACTCTCCTTCCTCGTCGCCGAGATGCTCCGCCGCTAG